A genomic segment from Amphiura filiformis chromosome 10, Afil_fr2py, whole genome shotgun sequence encodes:
- the LOC140162143 gene encoding uncharacterized protein yields the protein MYMRRNHGDRYAYSEAVLFGPSQHNQPIESLWGRFRIQCEQFWIEEFGELKETGDWRYGVLVDKWCLLYVFFPFIKEDIDCFRSEYNSHRIRYQRNAVRPSGVPEDMYNFPGNYGGVDKSFNADGVDIRNVTRLYNLSGSLPDYIPPPMRLIANRWVRSQGIVINRRNAKDVYLRLRRYVNNNI from the exons ATGTACATGCGCAGAAACCATGGCGACAGATATGCATATTCTGAAGCTGTATTGTTTGGACCATCGCAGCATAACCAG CCTATAGAGAGCTTGTGGGGGAGATTCAGGATTCAATGTGAACAATTTTGGATTGAGGAATTTGGT GAATTAAAGGAAACTGGGGACTGGAGGTACGGTGTTCTGGTTGACAA ATGGTGTTTACTCTATGTCTTCTTTCCCTTCATAAAAGAAGACATAGATTGTTTCAGATCGGAGTACAATAGTCACCGGATACGGTATCAGAGAAATGCTGTACGCCCTTCTGGTGTTCCAGAGGATATGTACAACTTTCCAGGAAATTACG GTGGTGTGGACAAGTCATTTAATGCTGATGGTGTCGACATAAGAAATGTAACCAGACTCTACAACTTGTCAGGGTCTTTACCTGACTATATACCACCTCCAATGAGACTCATTGCCAATAGATGGGTTAGAAGCCAGGGAATAGTTATCAATAGGAGAAATGCTAAGGATGTATACCTTCGTTTAAGAAGATACGTGAACAACAACATATAG